One genomic segment of Candidatus Bathyarchaeia archaeon includes these proteins:
- a CDS encoding DNA topoisomerase IV subunit A, with protein MKKISFSTKEKRREVLTKLEKFGFEIYEQLEKGVFPSITMPSRSTDNIYYSPELRQYVLGDRKVKRSASNIRHLRPLTQLVWMAFFTHELMQHQKTSTLRDVFYSAQAYDISFQDQDESDDIITDLETVLNCTREDFNVFPEESSAVFGDLTIEYTVPNYEGKRLNLTSHPDGVMIGPALTSAEFIETSADKVIAIEKGGLFTRFIEERVHERFNAILVFLRGQAPRSTRYFIRRLNQELGLPVYIFTDADPWGMHIAMVIISGSANAAHIKDLTTPDAKWAGVWASDIINYKLPSDKLEDIDIKRLHELMRDPRYKGEIWQREINVFMKIQKKCELEAFSRYGLTHIVDKYLPQRLRELEN; from the coding sequence TTGAAGAAGATTAGTTTCTCCACTAAAGAAAAGCGTAGGGAGGTTCTTACAAAACTTGAGAAATTTGGCTTCGAGATATATGAGCAATTAGAAAAGGGAGTTTTCCCAAGCATCACTATGCCTAGTAGATCAACAGACAATATATATTATAGTCCAGAGCTTAGACAGTATGTATTGGGCGATAGAAAAGTTAAAAGGAGCGCAAGTAACATTAGGCATTTAAGGCCACTCACTCAGCTTGTCTGGATGGCTTTCTTCACACATGAGCTGATGCAGCACCAGAAAACTTCAACACTGAGAGATGTCTTTTACTCAGCACAAGCATATGATATATCTTTCCAAGATCAAGACGAATCGGACGATATAATTACGGATTTAGAGACTGTTCTGAACTGTACCAGAGAGGACTTTAACGTTTTTCCTGAAGAGAGCTCAGCCGTCTTTGGAGATCTAACAATAGAATATACTGTTCCAAACTATGAGGGAAAACGTCTTAACCTGACTTCACATCCGGATGGCGTGATGATCGGTCCAGCATTGACCTCAGCTGAGTTTATAGAGACAAGCGCTGATAAGGTTATAGCTATAGAGAAGGGCGGCTTATTCACTAGATTCATTGAGGAGAGGGTTCATGAGAGATTTAATGCTATACTAGTCTTTTTGAGGGGGCAAGCCCCGCGCTCAACGAGATATTTTATCCGTAGACTAAATCAAGAGCTCGGCTTACCAGTCTACATCTTCACGGATGCTGATCCATGGGGTATGCATATAGCCATGGTTATAATTTCCGGATCAGCAAATGCTGCACATATAAAGGATCTGACGACGCCTGATGCTAAATGGGCTGGCGTTTGGGCCTCGGATATTATTAATTATAAATTGCCAAGTGATAAACTTGAAGATATAGATATTAAGCGTTTACATGAGCTTATGCGTGACCCAAGATATAAGGGAGAGATTTGGCAAAGGGAGATAAATGTTTTCATGAAGATTCAAAAGAAGTGTGAGCTTGAAGCATTCTCAAGATATGGATTAACTCATATAGTTGATAAATATCTGCCGCAGAGACTTAGGGAGCTTGAGAATTGA
- a CDS encoding L-threonylcarbamoyladenylate synthase: protein MKKTIILKVNCENPEYEKITFAAKIIRNGGLVAFPTETVYGLGADALNPEAVRGIYLAKMRPLDNPIIVHISSKSDLYRLAEDLPKYAEDLMIRFWPGPLTLVLKASSIVPRVTTGGLDTIAIRMPKHKVALALIEASKTPIAAPSANIAGRPSPTMAEHVIQDLFGRIDLILDAGPTSIGVESTVLDLTHDPPQILRPGGVTYEELRKVLGKVMIHPAAIAKSEVPVEHARSPGLKHKHYAPKADMIVVEGDFNAIIEKIRELAYQYLKDGKKVGILATNESLGRYELGIIKSMGSREDLKSAARNLFKLLREFDDDGVDIIIAEGVPENGLGLAIMNRLRRAAGYNVIRVS, encoded by the coding sequence ATGAAGAAAACAATTATATTAAAGGTTAATTGTGAAAATCCGGAGTATGAGAAGATTACTTTTGCAGCTAAAATAATACGTAATGGCGGATTAGTTGCCTTCCCCACGGAGACAGTTTATGGTTTAGGGGCAGATGCCCTTAACCCGGAAGCCGTTAGAGGGATATATTTAGCTAAAATGAGACCGCTTGATAATCCGATAATAGTTCACATATCTAGTAAAAGTGATTTATATAGGCTCGCCGAAGATCTTCCGAAGTATGCGGAAGATCTCATGATCCGCTTTTGGCCTGGGCCATTAACTCTAGTTCTTAAAGCTTCAAGTATTGTTCCCAGAGTGACAACTGGAGGTCTAGATACAATAGCTATAAGGATGCCTAAACATAAGGTTGCCTTAGCACTAATAGAAGCTTCAAAAACACCTATAGCGGCTCCAAGCGCAAATATAGCTGGTAGACCGAGTCCAACTATGGCAGAACATGTTATTCAAGATCTTTTTGGTAGAATAGATCTCATACTTGATGCTGGACCTACAAGTATAGGGGTTGAGTCAACAGTCTTAGACTTAACTCATGATCCACCCCAAATTCTGAGACCTGGTGGGGTAACTTATGAGGAGCTCAGGAAAGTCTTAGGTAAAGTTATGATCCATCCAGCTGCGATAGCTAAAAGCGAAGTGCCCGTTGAGCATGCACGCTCTCCTGGACTCAAACATAAACATTATGCGCCTAAAGCTGATATGATAGTTGTTGAGGGAGATTTTAATGCAATCATTGAAAAAATTAGGGAGCTGGCTTATCAATACCTTAAGGATGGAAAAAAAGTCGGTATACTAGCCACAAATGAAAGCTTAGGGAGATATGAGTTGGGGATAATTAAATCGATGGGAAGTAGAGAAGACCTTAAATCAGCTGCCAGAAACCTCTTTAAACTTCTTAGAGAATTCGATGATGATGGTGTTGATATAATAATTGCTGAGGGTGTTCCGGAGAATGGTTTAGGATTAGCGATAATGAATAGGCTTAGAAGGGCTGCAGGTTATAATGTTATCAGAGTCAGTTAA
- a CDS encoding AAA family ATPase encodes MSRSLIFRDRNKLSPYYIPKRLPHRDHQINILLSIYENILKDVWRAYPRFTQIIGATGTGKTCTAIRFGDIIVEKAGEKGINLRYIYMNCKVDGVTRYVLYGNLVKKVTPKIATKSLSPEEMIRQLIDYLRFEETFLIVTFDEIDYFVQMNPKEHIIYDLTRIPEMYPGEPIPIIGEIFIARSLKWHEYLEPGERSTLGMGIIEFPRYNSKQIRDILEDRIKEAFQPHVILDDTLDLISDITASPPVNGDIRVGLELLYYSGVLAENTGSSKVLPEHVRRVYSEINPTITTEDIMSLNSNGKLILLALVRGLKTSKSAYISLKDLRKSYNIVCEEFNVKPVEDFEAYVQDLIYRGIIDMKSLMEIGISGATLVDLEKFLNNLLKQLEKIELRS; translated from the coding sequence TTGTCTAGGTCGCTGATATTTAGAGACAGAAATAAACTTTCACCATATTATATTCCCAAGCGCCTCCCACATAGAGATCATCAGATAAATATTTTGCTTTCAATCTACGAAAATATATTGAAGGATGTTTGGAGGGCTTATCCGCGATTTACGCAGATTATAGGAGCAACTGGTACAGGAAAAACTTGTACAGCAATAAGGTTTGGAGACATAATTGTTGAAAAAGCTGGTGAAAAGGGCATAAATCTCCGGTACATTTATATGAATTGCAAAGTTGATGGTGTGACACGTTATGTTCTTTATGGAAATCTTGTAAAAAAAGTTACACCGAAAATTGCGACTAAAAGTCTGAGTCCTGAGGAAATGATTAGGCAGCTTATCGATTACTTAAGGTTTGAAGAGACTTTTCTAATAGTTACTTTTGATGAAATAGATTATTTTGTTCAAATGAATCCAAAAGAGCATATAATATATGATTTGACACGCATACCCGAAATGTATCCTGGCGAACCGATTCCGATAATTGGTGAAATATTTATCGCTAGGTCACTTAAGTGGCATGAATATCTTGAACCTGGTGAGAGATCAACGCTTGGAATGGGCATAATAGAGTTTCCAAGATACAATAGTAAGCAGATTAGAGATATACTTGAGGATAGAATTAAAGAAGCTTTTCAGCCACATGTAATTCTCGATGATACACTTGATCTAATAAGCGATATAACCGCCAGTCCACCAGTTAATGGGGATATTAGAGTTGGACTTGAATTACTCTATTACTCAGGGGTCTTAGCTGAGAACACTGGCTCAAGTAAGGTTTTACCGGAGCATGTTCGCAGAGTTTATAGTGAAATAAATCCAACGATAACAACTGAAGATATAATGAGTCTTAATAGTAACGGAAAATTGATTCTTTTAGCATTGGTTAGAGGATTAAAAACTAGTAAATCAGCATATATAAGCCTAAAAGACCTTAGAAAATCGTATAATATTGTATGTGAGGAATTTAATGTTAAACCGGTTGAAGACTTTGAAGCATACGTCCAGGATCTCATTTATCGCGGAATAATTGATATGAAATCTTTAATGGAAATTGGAATATCAGGTGCAACCCTGGTAGACCTAGAAAAATTCCTAAATAATCTCTTGAAGCAATTGGAGAAGATAGAGCTGAGATCATGA
- the radA gene encoding DNA repair and recombination protein RadA, whose translation MEDLEALDGVGSAIASKLRAAGYTTIEAIAVSPPMEIMEKTNIGLNTILKIQEAARRMLSADFKTAQEYYEQRKNMRRCTTGSKKLDEILGGGIETQAITELIGEYGSGKTQLCMMLSVTAQLPYESGGLEGRVAFIDTEGTFMPERIYQIASGLGLNPDEVANNIFVARAYNSSHQCLLIDKLFTLCPENNVKMVIIDSMISHFRGEYIGRETLSERQQKLNQYLHKLLRLSEAYNLAVVITNQVQANPSAFFTDPNRPAGGHIMAHACTHRVYLRKGSKGVRVARIIDSPYLPEREAYFMITEKGITDAEGGE comes from the coding sequence ATGGAGGATTTAGAAGCATTAGATGGGGTTGGGTCAGCAATAGCATCTAAGCTTAGGGCTGCAGGCTACACTACTATAGAGGCTATCGCAGTTAGTCCTCCAATGGAGATAATGGAGAAGACGAATATAGGATTAAACACGATACTCAAGATTCAAGAAGCAGCGCGGAGAATGCTTTCAGCGGATTTTAAGACAGCGCAGGAATACTATGAGCAGAGAAAAAACATGAGAAGATGTACGACGGGGTCAAAGAAGCTTGACGAGATACTTGGGGGTGGAATAGAGACCCAAGCAATAACAGAGCTTATAGGAGAATATGGTTCTGGTAAAACCCAGCTGTGTATGATGCTCTCGGTCACCGCGCAGCTACCATATGAATCTGGCGGTTTGGAGGGAAGGGTTGCATTTATAGATACTGAGGGGACATTCATGCCTGAACGTATATATCAAATAGCGTCTGGGCTAGGTTTAAACCCGGATGAAGTTGCCAATAATATATTTGTTGCAAGGGCCTACAATAGTAGCCATCAATGCCTGCTAATAGATAAACTATTCACTTTATGCCCTGAGAATAATGTTAAAATGGTTATAATTGATAGTATGATAAGCCATTTTAGAGGCGAATATATTGGACGAGAAACGCTTTCGGAGAGACAGCAGAAACTAAATCAATACTTACATAAGTTACTTAGGTTATCGGAAGCCTATAATTTGGCTGTGGTTATAACAAATCAGGTTCAAGCGAACCCATCCGCTTTCTTTACTGATCCAAATAGACCTGCTGGCGGGCATATAATGGCACATGCATGTACTCACAGAGTCTACTTGAGGAAAGGTTCTAAAGGTGTTAGGGTTGCAAGGATAATCGATAGTCCATATTTACCCGAAAGAGAAGCCTACTTCATGATAACTGAGAAAGGTATAACTGATGCTGAGGGAGGAGAGTAA
- a CDS encoding DNA-directed RNA polymerase subunit L, translated as MQLRVLEREPNKIVIEVDGEGHTLCNLLESVLLEDEDVKFASYNISHPLVAKPVIIVQTKENKSPEAALKEAVEKILERGRKLREEFEKAFKSSK; from the coding sequence ATGCAACTAAGGGTGTTGGAGAGAGAGCCTAATAAAATTGTAATTGAAGTTGATGGTGAAGGACATACTTTATGTAATCTTCTAGAATCAGTTTTACTAGAGGATGAGGATGTTAAATTCGCCAGCTATAACATCTCTCACCCATTAGTGGCCAAACCAGTAATAATAGTGCAAACAAAAGAAAATAAGAGCCCGGAAGCTGCGTTAAAGGAGGCTGTTGAAAAAATTCTTGAAAGAGGTAGGAAACTGAGAGAAGAATTTGAAAAAGCATTTAAGAGCAGCAAATAG
- a CDS encoding METTL5 family protein, giving the protein MLRKKHLAILLSQIEPIPHPKLKWESYTLDAESAANIVYTAAWIYNDIRGKKVIDLGCGSGILAIAASLFGAEWVVGVDIDKDSIMVAIKNANKLNVNVDFIVGDINCICGQFDTTLMNPPFGSWHRGADIKFLRKALEISNVIYSLHKGSHSVREFLERNIPRLGGTITDIQSMEIIITRTYSFHRKRHYTVKVDLYRIIRTKDKNLNK; this is encoded by the coding sequence TTGCTAAGAAAAAAGCATCTTGCCATTTTACTCTCACAAATTGAGCCGATCCCGCATCCAAAGCTTAAGTGGGAAAGCTATACTCTTGATGCTGAAAGCGCCGCTAACATAGTTTACACAGCGGCATGGATTTATAACGATATACGTGGCAAAAAAGTTATTGATCTAGGCTGTGGATCCGGTATTTTGGCGATAGCAGCTTCATTATTTGGCGCTGAATGGGTTGTTGGCGTAGATATAGATAAAGATTCAATTATGGTTGCCATTAAAAATGCCAATAAGCTTAACGTTAATGTTGATTTCATAGTTGGGGACATAAACTGTATATGTGGACAATTTGATACAACGTTAATGAACCCGCCCTTTGGAAGCTGGCATAGAGGGGCAGATATAAAATTTTTGAGGAAAGCTCTAGAGATATCAAATGTTATATATTCCCTACATAAGGGAAGCCACTCTGTAAGAGAGTTTCTTGAGAGAAACATTCCCAGATTAGGCGGCACAATTACTGATATTCAAAGTATGGAAATTATTATAACCCGAACATATAGCTTTCATAGAAAAAGACATTACACTGTTAAGGTCGATTTATACCGCATAATAAGAACAAAGGATAAAAATCTAAATAAATAG
- the ppsA gene encoding phosphoenolpyruvate synthase, translated as MSEKKKERILWFDEIGIEDVPLVGGKSASLGEMTRRTGVPVPYGFATTAEAYRYYIKANKLDEKIAEVLKELKDPNDTQTLQRVGTKIRSMIASAEMPRDLEEEIIEAYKKLAEKIGEKEPFVAVRSSATAEDLPDASFAGQQETYLNVHGTSEVVEKIKHCYASLFTDRAIFYRIQKGFDHMAVALSAVVQLMVYSKASGVMFTLDVATGDRSVVLIEAGYGLGEYVVQGKITPDEYYVRKTDLEIVKKNISKKTVQLVRLPTGGTKEVPVPPELQDKQVLTDEQIKELAKYAIEIEKHYGKPMDIEWALDERTNKLFILQARPETVWALKKVEVVEEKPAVTKERKVLVQGLPASPGIAVGRVHIIPTVDRINEFQKGEILVTEMTAPDWVPAMRKAAAIITNSGGMTCHAAIVSRELGIPCIVGTASRGTPATEVLKDGMMVTVDAKLGVVYEGILEEYAERPEKVEAAPTAVTVAEPYIITGTKVYVNLGEPELAEKVAALPADGVGLLRQEFVWSSEIGEHPLYMIETGRAEEFVNKLAEAFRRICAAFYPRPVVMRFSDFKSSEYRELKGGEKYEPVEPSALLGWRGASRYYDPKYIEAFRLEVRAVKKVREEYGLKNLWVMIPFCRRVDELEKIIKIMEEEGLHRGPDFKVWLMAEIPSNCLLADKFNKYIDGYSIGSNDLTMTILGCDRDNETVAHLFDERDLAVKRAIRLLIKLAHRDGKTVSICGQAPSVYPEFTEFLIRSGIDSVSVNPDVVVQTRKLVASIEQRIMIEKVTGRGIREDPDLDIPLNE; from the coding sequence GGTTTGATGAAATAGGGATCGAAGACGTACCTTTAGTCGGCGGAAAAAGTGCAAGCCTAGGTGAAATGACTAGGAGAACTGGTGTTCCGGTACCTTATGGTTTCGCAACAACAGCTGAAGCCTATAGATACTATATAAAGGCAAATAAACTTGATGAAAAAATAGCTGAGGTTTTAAAGGAACTTAAGGATCCAAATGATACGCAAACCTTGCAGCGTGTTGGCACAAAGATAAGAAGCATGATAGCTTCAGCAGAGATGCCAAGAGACTTAGAAGAAGAGATTATTGAGGCATACAAGAAACTTGCTGAAAAAATAGGCGAGAAGGAACCATTCGTAGCGGTCCGTAGTTCAGCAACAGCTGAAGATCTTCCAGATGCAAGTTTTGCCGGTCAACAGGAGACATATCTAAATGTTCACGGGACTTCCGAGGTTGTTGAAAAAATAAAGCATTGCTATGCGAGCCTATTTACTGATAGAGCCATATTCTATAGGATTCAGAAAGGCTTCGATCATATGGCTGTTGCATTAAGCGCCGTTGTCCAGTTGATGGTCTATAGTAAGGCTAGCGGGGTTATGTTCACACTTGACGTAGCTACAGGAGACAGAAGCGTAGTTCTAATAGAGGCTGGTTATGGATTGGGCGAATATGTGGTTCAGGGAAAAATAACGCCAGATGAATATTATGTTAGAAAAACCGATCTAGAAATTGTTAAGAAGAACATTTCTAAGAAGACGGTTCAGTTAGTGAGACTTCCAACTGGCGGAACAAAAGAGGTTCCCGTTCCGCCAGAGCTGCAAGATAAGCAGGTTCTTACAGATGAGCAGATTAAGGAGCTGGCTAAGTATGCTATTGAAATCGAGAAGCACTATGGTAAGCCAATGGATATTGAGTGGGCTCTAGATGAGAGAACAAATAAGTTGTTTATATTGCAGGCGAGACCGGAGACCGTTTGGGCTCTAAAGAAGGTTGAGGTCGTTGAGGAGAAGCCAGCGGTAACAAAGGAGCGAAAGGTTCTGGTGCAGGGTCTCCCAGCCTCTCCGGGGATAGCCGTCGGTAGAGTTCATATTATACCAACAGTTGATAGGATTAATGAGTTCCAGAAGGGCGAGATATTAGTTACCGAGATGACAGCGCCAGATTGGGTTCCAGCAATGCGTAAGGCTGCAGCAATCATAACTAACTCCGGTGGAATGACATGCCACGCTGCAATAGTCTCTAGGGAACTAGGCATACCATGCATTGTTGGAACAGCCTCTAGAGGAACACCAGCAACCGAAGTCCTTAAGGACGGTATGATGGTAACCGTTGACGCCAAACTCGGAGTCGTATATGAGGGCATACTTGAGGAATATGCTGAGAGGCCTGAAAAGGTTGAGGCTGCACCAACAGCGGTCACCGTTGCTGAGCCATATATAATTACTGGAACGAAGGTTTATGTGAACCTTGGGGAGCCTGAGCTTGCTGAAAAGGTTGCAGCCCTACCAGCTGATGGAGTCGGCTTACTCAGGCAGGAGTTTGTTTGGTCAAGCGAGATTGGTGAGCACCCACTCTACATGATTGAAACTGGCAGAGCTGAGGAGTTCGTTAATAAGCTCGCTGAGGCTTTCCGCAGAATATGCGCAGCATTTTATCCTAGGCCAGTTGTAATGCGCTTCAGCGACTTTAAGTCTTCAGAATATAGGGAGCTTAAGGGCGGAGAGAAGTATGAACCGGTTGAGCCATCAGCACTATTGGGCTGGAGAGGCGCATCAAGATACTATGATCCGAAGTATATTGAGGCTTTCAGGCTTGAGGTCAGAGCCGTCAAGAAGGTTAGAGAGGAGTATGGGCTTAAAAACCTTTGGGTCATGATACCATTCTGCAGACGCGTTGATGAGCTAGAGAAGATTATCAAGATAATGGAGGAGGAGGGGCTACATAGGGGACCAGACTTTAAGGTTTGGCTTATGGCTGAAATACCAAGTAACTGCTTGCTTGCGGATAAATTCAACAAATATATTGATGGCTATAGTATAGGCAGCAACGACCTAACAATGACCATACTTGGCTGCGATAGGGACAATGAGACTGTTGCACACCTCTTTGATGAGAGAGATCTAGCTGTTAAGCGGGCAATTAGGCTCCTCATAAAGCTAGCTCACCGTGACGGTAAGACCGTGAGTATATGCGGGCAAGCTCCAAGCGTTTACCCGGAGTTCACGGAGTTCCTAATTAGAAGTGGAATAGACAGCGTATCCGTCAATCCAGACGTAGTTGTGCAGACAAGAAAGCTTGTGGCGTCAATAGAACAGCGCATAATGATTGAGAAGGTAACTGGTAGAGGTATCCGCGAAGATCCTGACTTAGACATACCACTCAATGAATAG
- the dph2 gene encoding diphthamide biosynthesis enzyme Dph2, which yields MIKLHTLFDLEEDRVRNEIIKRGASRVLVQLPEGLKLAASEIASIIEATGALPIISADPCYGACDLAIDEATAISADLIIHYGHSEVEHFSQRTNTPIIYIEAKAKTCIDFKKIVEDSLRYLEPWESIGLTTTVQHAHLINEAKDILKNAGKKVYIGHEPGLKYPGQVLGCDYRNAKVISNMVEAFLFIGGGLFHAIGLFLSTMKTTIAIDPFEGKIQRVDDYAKRVIKRRWADISEAMRVKKWGIIIGLKTGQFNFETSLKIMKDLKNSGREVILLAMKEITPEALLEFPTIESYVNTACPRVSLYETQKFPKPVLTPKETYVALGKISWEDYLKSGLL from the coding sequence ATGATTAAATTGCATACACTATTTGATTTAGAAGAAGATAGAGTGAGAAACGAGATCATTAAACGTGGAGCAAGCAGGGTTCTGGTACAGTTACCTGAGGGACTGAAGCTTGCGGCTTCTGAAATAGCATCTATTATAGAAGCTACTGGCGCGTTACCAATTATTTCGGCAGATCCATGTTATGGGGCATGTGATTTAGCCATAGATGAAGCTACCGCTATATCAGCCGATTTAATAATTCATTATGGTCATTCCGAAGTAGAGCATTTCAGCCAAAGAACTAATACGCCGATCATTTATATTGAAGCCAAAGCAAAAACATGTATTGATTTTAAAAAAATAGTTGAAGATTCATTAAGATATCTTGAGCCGTGGGAGAGTATTGGATTAACAACGACTGTTCAACACGCTCATCTAATAAACGAGGCTAAAGATATCCTTAAAAATGCTGGCAAGAAAGTATATATCGGTCATGAGCCTGGACTAAAATACCCAGGACAGGTGCTGGGATGCGATTATAGGAACGCTAAAGTAATATCAAATATGGTTGAAGCGTTTCTTTTTATTGGCGGCGGATTATTTCATGCCATAGGACTATTTTTATCTACGATGAAAACTACTATCGCTATTGATCCCTTTGAGGGTAAAATCCAAAGAGTTGATGATTATGCTAAACGTGTGATTAAGAGGAGATGGGCTGATATATCAGAAGCAATGAGAGTGAAAAAATGGGGGATAATAATCGGGCTTAAAACTGGACAATTCAATTTTGAGACTTCACTAAAGATTATGAAAGATTTGAAGAATAGTGGTAGAGAGGTCATTTTATTGGCTATGAAAGAGATAACACCGGAAGCCTTGCTAGAGTTTCCAACAATAGAATCTTATGTGAATACTGCGTGTCCAAGAGTTTCTTTATATGAAACACAAAAGTTTCCTAAACCAGTTTTAACACCTAAAGAAACTTATGTTGCACTCGGAAAGATTTCATGGGAAGATTACTTAAAATCTGGTTTACTTTAA
- a CDS encoding helix-turn-helix domain-containing protein, which translates to MMSKREEKEVKSIWEELELGLGGGKKFRVLVHLALNPNKTFTRYALVKATGLRTPSIDRYLKTLVNLGWVKENKYKPKTYQINLDNEVIMALLDFFKEMISIRRLKIL; encoded by the coding sequence ATGATGAGTAAAAGAGAGGAGAAGGAAGTAAAAAGTATATGGGAGGAGTTAGAGCTAGGTCTGGGCGGAGGAAAAAAGTTTAGGGTTCTGGTTCATCTAGCTTTAAACCCCAATAAAACTTTCACCAGATATGCCCTAGTAAAGGCTACTGGTCTCAGAACTCCATCAATTGATAGATATCTTAAAACGCTTGTGAATTTAGGCTGGGTTAAAGAGAATAAATATAAGCCAAAAACTTACCAAATAAATCTTGATAATGAGGTTATCATGGCACTCCTAGATTTCTTTAAGGAGATGATAAGCATTCGGCGGCTTAAGATCCTATGA
- a CDS encoding ribonuclease III family protein produces MAEIYLSEYFPFIRRYSSFAEILSDRGLASLGDAYVNLIYSLVLSKVTGKPIGRKLDNRVLSLALRKAGIRMLLPSRTDRHRQADAAEALIAYGWLSGTVSTKEILDIFLREGDISDSICIILKLIWERGKNILERK; encoded by the coding sequence TTGGCTGAAATTTATTTAAGCGAATATTTTCCCTTTATACGCAGATACTCGAGCTTCGCGGAGATTTTAAGCGATAGAGGATTAGCTTCTCTGGGAGATGCCTATGTTAACCTCATTTATTCATTAGTCCTATCTAAAGTTACTGGTAAACCCATCGGCCGGAAACTTGATAATCGAGTGCTTTCATTAGCCTTGAGGAAGGCTGGAATAAGAATGCTGCTACCAAGCAGGACGGATAGACATAGACAGGCTGATGCAGCTGAAGCCTTAATAGCTTATGGCTGGCTTTCAGGCACAGTATCTACTAAGGAGATTCTTGATATATTTTTACGCGAAGGCGACATTTCAGATAGTATATGCATAATCCTAAAATTAATTTGGGAAAGAGGTAAAAATATCCTAGAAAGAAAGTAA
- a CDS encoding exosome complex RNA-binding protein Csl4 — MSKQKNVERFIVPGEKIGVIEEFIPDYGTYVENGVIYANNVGYVSLDLASRKVFVHPLTHEVRVPKVGSVVIGYVVNVQNVIAFTRIIKVGRRFLSGFFTGVLHVSDVDVKYTRDINDALKVSDLVRAKVISDVNRTFHLTTKSENLGVILALCSKCGGTLILKSKRGKKLYCSKCGNIETRKIASDYGSGNL; from the coding sequence ATGTCAAAGCAGAAGAATGTTGAGCGATTCATTGTTCCAGGAGAGAAAATAGGTGTAATAGAGGAGTTTATACCAGATTATGGAACATATGTTGAGAATGGGGTTATATATGCGAATAATGTTGGATATGTGTCACTAGATTTAGCTAGTAGGAAGGTTTTTGTTCATCCACTAACGCATGAAGTACGTGTCCCTAAAGTTGGGAGCGTAGTTATAGGTTACGTGGTGAATGTTCAGAACGTCATAGCTTTTACACGCATAATAAAAGTTGGAAGACGATTTCTTTCAGGTTTCTTTACGGGTGTTTTACATGTTTCAGACGTAGATGTAAAATACACTAGAGATATTAATGATGCACTTAAAGTCAGCGATCTGGTTCGAGCAAAGGTTATAAGTGATGTCAACAGAACCTTCCACCTAACTACTAAGAGTGAGAATTTAGGTGTAATACTGGCATTATGCTCTAAATGTGGTGGAACATTAATACTCAAATCTAAGAGGGGTAAAAAGTTATATTGTAGTAAGTGTGGAAATATTGAAACCAGAAAAATTGCTTCAGATTACGGTTCTGGGAACCTATGA